In one window of Macrobrachium rosenbergii isolate ZJJX-2024 chromosome 27, ASM4041242v1, whole genome shotgun sequence DNA:
- the LOC136853413 gene encoding uncharacterized protein, with amino-acid sequence MFWRHRKLGFCASRNNSSELSCMPWTKSLCQGLSCSQPSKWSISEKGKVLSVWWNGAHCISLSGKRARRGGISASLLSPNPLSKVLPSTVLSVEGLPCCVLVDTGCSQSIAHVSCCKAWNKCAVSKVTVSGQEWVCEGMGAVHLQLSNGANASICVCVTTLMPLGFKFLLGMDGVRALGGVTVDTQGGVRFGMEDFLFSAAADVMVGVDERDFSAIYDPLIKCWTATWKWSEGKEPGILENGVKAYSVPQEAKDLYESELQRWVSDGWLLPYDENKYGPAKGLIPLMAVVQQNKKVWPVLDFRELNTYIDAFTADSDVCSDKLREWRRQGVNVSVVDLAKAYLQIRIHESLWPYQTVYFKGQRYCLTRLGFGLNIAPMVMKSVLNCVLLQDPIVRKGTSAYIDDILVNEDIVKASRVEEHLRNFGLVSKPHQRLAEGTRALGLRVWGEQESLFWKRDNDLGDAPRQLTWRAVFSYCGRLLGHYPVCGWLRVAVAFIKRRVNKVTEGWDDVINDDYIKMCLQELLEKVKKDDPVRGQWNVTGDKVKIWVDASSLALGVAVEVNGSIVEDASWLRKDDSCHINMAELDAVIKGLNLALAWKIQKVELMTDSSTVHRWISDGLLGKSRLKTKAASEMLIRRRLGIVLSLIEECDLQLSITLVSSANNTADSLTRVPQRWLRDLGSCHQDAKLVCASVVPAISDGIKEIHHAAGHPGVRRTLYFVKKVHPGVTRRQVQAVVKCCEACQSIDPAPVKWQKGSLEVDRVWQRVGMDITHYDGWPYLTLIDCGPSRFAIWHRLRFQTSETIIGQLETLFYERGVPEELLTDNDTAFRSKLFADFAKKWCVHLNFRCAYVPSGNGIAERCHRTVKVIAARKGCSIAEAVYLYNLMPRDDCDSTTAPVSMLYSYPVRIRGVDPCTMNKVAVSGPYKAGDEVWVKPSNMRCNMQFERGKVTGILSEQAVEVNGVPRHVRDLRSCSSQGLILSEETTNAEDEELLIQLPVHEDEGEEEDSGTVVECNVIPRRSTRVRKARVCNICECNSGGSV; translated from the coding sequence ATGTTTTGGCGCCACAGGAAGCTTGGGTTCTGTGCCAGTAGAAACAACAGTTCAGAGTTGTCATGTATGCCTTGGACCAAATCACTTTGCCAGGGACTGTCTTGCTCGCAACCGAGTAAATGGTCTATTTCGGAGAAGGGTAAAGTGTTATCGGTGTGGTGGAATGGGGCACATTGCATCAGCTTGTCCGGGAAACGAGCAAGGAGAGGAGGCATCAGCGCCAGCCTCCTCTCCCCAAACCCACTGAGTAAGGTGCTGCCAAGTACTGTTTTGAGTGTAGAGGGTCTTCCGTGTTGCGTGTTAGTAGACACTGGGTGTTCTCAAAGCATCGCTCATGTTTCATGCTGTAAGGCATGGAACAAGTGCGCAGTTAGCAAGGTAACTGTGAGTGGGCAAGAATGGGTGTGTGAAGGAATGGGCGCCGTGCACTTGCAGCTCAGTAACGGAGCTAATGccagcatttgtgtgtgtgtaactactcTAATGCCACTCGGTTTTAAATTTCTTCTCGGCATGGATGGTGTGAGGGCTCTAGGAGGAGTCACTGTCGATACCCAAGGTGGTGTACGATTTGGAATGGAAGACTTTCTTTTTTCTGCAGCTGCTGATGTGATGGTGGGGGTGGATGAGCGTGATTTTAGCGCAATTTATGATCCTTTGATTAAATGTTGGACAGCTACATGGAAATGGTCTGAAGGCAAGGAGCCTGGCATCCTGGAGAATGGAGTAAAGGCATATTCTGTACCTCAGGAGGCAAAGGACCTGTATGAATCAGAGCTACAAAGATGGGTGAGTGATGGTTGGCTGCTTCCTTATGATGAGAATAAATATGGACCAGCTAAGGGGCTTATTCCCCTCATGGCTgttgtacagcaaaataaaaaggtgTGGCCTGTACTGGACTTCAGAGAACTGAATACGTACATTGATGCATTTACAGCAGACTCGGATGTGTGTTCAGACAAACTACGTGAGTGGCGCAGGCAAGGAGTGAATGTATCTGTAGTGGACTTGGCTAAAGCTTACCTGCAGATAAGAATCCATGAGTCTCTGTGGCCATACCAGACTGTATATTTCAAAGGCCAGAGGTATTGCCTGACTCGACTGGGGTTTGGCTTGAATATTGCTCCAATGGTAATGAAGTCTGTTTTAAACTGTGTTCTTCTTCAGGACCCAATTGTAAGAAAAGGAACATCAGCTTATATTGATGACATCTTGGTGAATGAAGATATTGTTAAGGCCAGCCGTGTAGAGGAGCATCTCAGAAATTTTGGGCTAGTAAGTAAGCCACACCAAAGACTTGCTGAAGGGACTCGAGCATTGGGCCTGAGAGTTTGGGGGGAGCAGGAGAGTCTTTTTTGGAAGAGGGACAATGACCTAGGCGATGCACCAAGACAATTGACTTGGCGAGCAGTGTTCTCATACTGTGGTAGACTGTTAGGCCATTACCCTGTTTGTGGATGGCTGCGAGTGGCGGTAGCATTCATCAAGAGAAGAGTCAATAAAGTCACTGAAGGATGGGACGACGTCATTAATGATGATTACATCAAAATGTGTTTACAGGAACTTCTGGAGAAGGTTAAGAAGGATGACCCTGTGAGAGGACAGTGGAATGTCACCGGTGACAAAGTCAAGATCTGGGTGGATGCTAGTTCTCTTGCACTTGGTGTTGCAGTGGAAGTAAATGGTTCCATTGTGGAAGATGCCAGCTGGCTGCGGAAAGACGACTCTTGCCACATCAATATGGCTGAGCTAGATGCAGTCATTAAAGGATTGAATCTTGCACTGGCTTGGAAGATACAGAAGGTGGAATTAATGACTGACTCATCTACTGTGCATAGATGGATTTCAGATGGACTTTTAGGAAAAAGCAGATTGAAGACTAAGGCTGCAAGTGAAATGCTCATCAGAAGAAGACTAGGAATAGTCTTGTCATTGATAGAAGAGTGTGACCTCCAGCTGTCTATTACACTTGTGTCTTCTGCCAATAATACAGCTGACAGTTTGACACGTGTACCTCAGCGCTGGCTGAGGGACCTTGGTTCATGTCACCAAGATGCAAAACTTGtgtgtgcttctgttgttcctgcCATTAGTGATGGAATTAAGGAGATCCATCATGCTGCCGGTCACCCGGGTGTGAGAAGAACTCTCTATTTTGTAAAGAAAGTCCATCCAGGAGTTACCAGGCGGCAAGTACAGGCTGTTGTCAAATGCTGTGAGGCATGCCAGTCAATAGACCCGGCCCCAGTGAAGTGGCAGAAGGGTAGTCTGGAAGTGGATAGAGTGTGGCAAAGAGTTGGTATGGATATTACTCACTATGATGGATGGCCGTATCTTACTCTCATTGATTGTGGACCATCTCGATTTGCCATCTGGCATCGGCTCCGTTTTCAGACCAGTGAGACCATCATCGGACAACTTGAGACATTGTTCTATGAACGAGGAGTGCCGGAGGAACTGTTAACAGACAATGACACTGCTTTTCGCAGCAAACTATTTGCTGACTTTGCAAAAAAGTGGTGCGTGCATCTTAATTTTAGATGTGCTTATGTTCCATCGGGAAATGGTATAGCTGAGAGATGCCATCGAACTGTTAAAGTCATTGCTGCAAGGAAAGGCTGTAGCATTGCAGAGGctgtatatctgtataatttGATGCCTCGTGATGACTGCGACTCAACGACTGCCCCTGTCAGTATGCTGTATTCTTACCCTGTGAGGATCCGAGGAGTGGATCCATGCACAATGAACAAAGTGGCAGTGAGTGGCCCCTACAAAGCAGGTGATGAGGTGTGGGTAAAACCATCCAACATGCGATGCAATATGCAATTTGAAAGAGGCAAGGTTACGGGAATTTTGTCAGAACAAGCTGTTGAAGTCAATGGAGTTCCACGCCATGTTAGAGATCTTCGTTCGTGTTCTTCACAAGGATTGATATTGAGTGAGGAAACTACTAATGCTGAGGATGAGGAGCTTCTTATACAGCTTCCTGTTCATGAAgatgagggggaagaggaagattcAGGTACTGTTGTTGAGTGCAACGTGATTCCAAGACGTTCAACAAGAGTTAGAAAAGCTAGAGTTTGTAATATATGTGAATGTAATTCAGGGGGGAGtgtataa